TCTGACGCAGAGTGCGTAAACTCTCGGCCTTTTGAAGTATGGATAAATGGCAGGCCTAATTGTTGCTAACCGCGTGCACGTTGCATGGCATGGTTCATATGTTTGCAGTGGGGAGTCAGGCTTTTCTCAGTGGGAAGGCATGATTTACGTGGAGCCTTCAGCCAGAATTAGTGGCCAGAGGGTGAAAGAAGACACCAACCCAGCGAACACCTGactaaaacacatttccaaCCTCTCTGCGTGGCTGCCTGTGTAACTTCCAAACTTTGAAATGCActccaaatgaaatgtcaacTGGGCTGGTGTGGAAAATATTACCCCACCACACTAGTTACACCGCAAAACAACTTTTAAGCGTGTTCCGAggtgttttcccccttttctctgtgCCCAGGTTAAAAGTTTGTTGCTCTGATCTTGGCCTAATAGTCGAATTTTCTTTTAGTATAAATGTGATtactaaaaaaattaaaatgaagtaaATGCGGCTTTTATACCCCTAGTTATTTGCCTGACGACAACCTTTAATTTTTGGCACCTTTTACGCACGGCCAAAATTATCACAAACATAAAAGTAATTGAGTTTACTAAACTCTGTATGTAAAattgaatatgaaatgtgcCTGCTTCCAATATAATTTGCCACATGAACATAAAATGACTGCATATCACTGGGTGATTAGTTAGAACATAAAATCTTATTATTTTGATCGATAAAAAATTGCCAGATGTAAATAAGACATTTCTATTGCACAAGCGGACAGTTGTAGCAGTGACTGTTTGTGACtcaaaaaactgttttactTTAAGTAGGAAGATGTGTGCCTTGTGTTTTGCCCgaaatcataataatacaaGGAGCAACACGAACACATTCTGAGAAATGTTGAAGTGTCTTTATCCTACCTTTCCTTTGCCTCTGCCGCACGGTCTCTCTGTCGTCGGTTTTTGAACCAGTTGCTGACTTGCGTGGTGGTGAGTCCCGTGGCTTCGGCCAGCTCTCTTTTCTCCCGCGGAGATGGATAAGGATTGTGAGTGTACCACTCTCGGAGAACGCTCCTACTCTTCTCCTTGAAGCAGTAGCTCGTCTCTTCTCCGTCCCAGATAGAGCGGGGCAGTGGGAACTTTCTCCGGACGCGGTACTTCCCCACGGCTCCGAGCGGTCGGCCTCTCAGCTTCTCTGCCTCGATGTAGTGCGCTTTGagccacagctgctgcagcttcggGTGGTTGTGCGGTGAAAACTGGTGGCTCTCCAGGATCTTGTAGAGCTCTCGGAAGTTCCCCCGGTGGAAGGCGACCACGGCTTTCGCTTTGAGGACGCTCTCATTTTTGTGTAGGTGTTCGCACGCAGGGAGGGACCAGAGGAAGCGCCCCAGCCGCTCGATGTTCCCCCCTTGTTGGAGGACTTCGCAGACACACGCCACTTGTTCCTGCGTAAACCCAAACGTGGGGAGCATGGACATGGCGACAAAGTAAACCAATGCAGATTATAGTTTGCCTTACTTCCACGTCCCCCCTCAGTCCCACATTAAATCAAAACGCATTAAGTCCATACGCGACAAGAAAGTCCCCAAAAGAATAGCCTCAAACTTAAACTGACCAGGGATAGGTGATATCCAGCTGCGTATTGAGGAATAAACCCAAGCCCATTCAGCCGTGCAAAACCCCAACTCGTCATAAAGTTGCTACTCCTTCtatcgtcctcctccaccttttctATGCCGTTTCAACATAACCTACTCCCGGAGACCGGGCTCGCTGACTCgttttaataatattattctAAACTGGCAAGACAAGCGATTATATGAACTCTGATTGGTCGGTTATTTGACCCGGGGATGGTGAGGATAAGACAATAGCCTTAGTCAAATTATTTGCCATGGTTACGCTGTCACTCAAAGTAACCTGATATGCTTTGAGGTGGCTCCCTGGCAAAGTCAACCCAATTGTTCCATTCACGAGCAGCCCGCCTACCAATAGAAATGTTGCTCAGATTTTTCTcctaaaactgtttttttttctctttccccttcattttGACAGACACATCGGGCAGCCAAAGAGCGCAAAGCtgggggagggtggagagggagagcagcgcCGATCCCGCAGCCTGGGGAATGATGGCGCCAGAGCGCACAGCCTGCTGCAATAATTCTTCATGGCCCCGGCAGCTTATCAATCAACGACTGGAATTTTAAAGTTAGTTATCCTTATCTTTTCATACAAGTGAAGTGACTGTCAACTACCGACGAAAAGTGATGTagctttaaatgaaatgtttgcaaaaataCCCGACCTGCTtttgcatgaaataaaaataaaagtagacAAAGATAAATTACACAAATTCTGTCGGTAGCAATGTATGTTTTCTCACCTCTAACATGTATAGAGAAATTTTATTCGCATTCACTTGTCGTTGTAAAAGTTGCATTGGTCTTTTGTAAAAAGGAATTTTGATTAAGAGGGGTTTCCGGTGATTGGAATATGACTCACGCCAGTTATCATTGAAAAATAGATTACATGTCACTGAATTCAAGCAATATTTGATAGCTTTTAATGTAGATTTAAAGAATGTGCgatgaaatattcacaaatatCTGTCTGTTAGCTGTATTGTTtcctttaattttattttgtcttgctttattttattttattttattctgtttcttATATTAAGGACTTTTAAAATCTAATCTGGCATAAATATGAACTTCCAGTATGAAGTAGATTTGTTATAATGATTAAATCATATATTTTACTATAATGATTATATTATAATGAGGAGGCTTGTTATGTAAAGCATGTGACAGCAAAGATGATGGATATCTAAATGAGGGGTGAGGCCGTGGCTAGAGGAGCACACAGAATGGCAGACAATATTAGTGTGTGCGGCCGGACTAATGGTGAAATGAAGAGTTCGCTGTGGAGTGTGTTGGACAGGGAACGGAGAAGGAGAGTGTTGCGAGCGACAGGGGAGAAGGAAAACGGAATCAGCCATCACACTAGGTGAGACAAAAATTTCCGTTCTATTTAATACACCGGGCTGACACGCTGTAGGGCAACGGCGGAAGAAGATGAAGTTAGATCATTAAAATCACAAGCAGGATCAGGAgagaagatggggggggggggggggggggggcgcaagaGGAGATGTATGAGGAAAAGTGAGAGAATGGATTTTTAGCGATGATTTAGTGAAGATCTGTGAATCACTGAGGAGAATGTGATGAGAGGTACTTGTTGAAAGGATGAGTTCTGCCCTCCAGACTGCAGAGAAAACAGCGTCAGCAGCGCGATGAGCACAAAATGAAAGTAGTTAGATTGTGTTGGGCAGTTGTCGGGTGTGTGGAGACGTGTGTCATTGACTCTTTGGCCAAAGGTTGACCAGCTGCTCAATTTTTATTGCGTCACCACGGGACCTCTTCATTAGAGATACGATTGTCAGTGTACATCTGCACTCAGTGCTATTCGACACTGCCCCCCCAGATAATGGCAGATAATGTACAACATATTAAAggttttgaaattattattattaattattattattattattattattattatattggtTGACATTATCAGGAGTAAAATGATACCCGTATGTCGAGCTGCAGAActtcatttaatatttacaaataTAACTTGCATATAAATGGACGTAGTGTCAAAAGTCAATCCGTCCTCGGCAGATGTCAAAATAATTTGCTCTCAGATGCCAAGAGCAATCTGTCAATATTTTCCCGTTGTATACAACTCTTAGCTGCCTTTGCCTGATGAGCTTTCTATCTAAGCCGCggcttttttttatgaattacaAGTGTAATTATGTTAAGTATAAGTTGGTTTATCACAAGAGATGACGAGTGGAGACGTGTAAGTGGAGCCTGATCTCTGTTTCCGTGTTGTGTTCTCCCTCTGCTTCATACATCGACCTCGGCTTCGCCAGGAGCGCAGTTCTCAGATTATTACGGCATCAGTCCGCGGACCAGGGCTCGCTTCAACTGGACAGTGAGAGAAACAAAGGGAGCGATTTAACCTTACCGTCATTTCATATACgttttattcacacacacacacacacacacacactcacacacacacacacacacacacacaaatacgacgaaacagacaaatacattatactactactgctattattactactactactaatactactactagtaTCTAATTAAACAATTACAATGCCACTTGTTTAATATCAAGAGTACAATTAAGCCACTTTCtgaatgtaatttaatctgTTGACTTTGATTCAGCCAGCTCACAGACACAGGAGTAGGCATGGAGGGTGGAGAAGCGAACGATGAGCGAAAATATGAGCACTTGTAAACACAGTCAGTTTGAcatatgtgacattttaaaccaaattcagattaaaaaaaaacttatcacCTCTTTTCATCTAACACTAACACCTAAAGGTCTTTTCCTTCCTGAAAATAGGTGCAACTATTACTCACAGTGGTTGCATAATTTTTCAGCAAGGTTATTTATCGTCTCATTACGTGTCATATCAAAGGCCACTCAGGCATTTTAACGCCTGTTAATCTATAAAAATGACATTGCACGATAAAATAGCACTCTTCCTGGGGCTCTTATTTTGAAACAAACATGTTCccatatttcatttatttgtgttttccttacTTTTTGGTAAAGTTCTTCACCTCTGCTTTACATGTGATGAGCTCGTTGTGTTGTGGACCCTAAACCACTAAACTCTTGCTTCGGCTGTttgttttggatgttttttaaataaaagtttgagaGCTAATCCCTGCCTGAAGAGACTGTCCCGCTCACCATGGTGGCCAGTTGTGCAACATTTGCTCACTTTTAACACATCTTATAAGGTTGAATTATCTTGGAAATTAGGATATGCTCGaacaaagcaaatacaaaaagcaagtaattaaaatgtgattcCAAATATAAAGCATCTTCATTGTATTTGGCTGTTCATGGTCGGTTGTGAATGTGTGCCCTGGCAGTGACAGGGCAAATCAGGGTCCAGTGTCTGGCCCTGACAGTGTTTGTAAACCACTTGTTTCCACTGATCAGTTTGATCAGAATGCTCTGGCTCTGAAACTGTAATTATTAAGCCTGCTGAAGAATGGAGATCACGTTTCCCCTATTAACCGACCCTTATTTTCACAACCTCCCACCGCCACTCTGCACCACGACCTCCACTAATTGAGCTGATTATTGcaagatgtgtgtttttgtctgtgttggaaaGTGCATGTGTAGGGGTGTTGGTATATAGCAGGGTACATTTATGCTGTAAGACTGCTTCATGCACTGACATGAAACAAGCGCAACAAGGGGTTGATGAGTAACATTCTTTCAGACAGACATCCAAATGTTGggcagggaaagagagaaattattAAAGCCAGAACCTCAGCGTCTATATGGGTTAAGGGGATGTGAATGAGAGTCTATCCAATTATTGGTTGTTTACATCTATCTTGTTACCCCAGGGGCCAGGGCTATAGAGAGTGGAGAATATTTCACGAAATTCCACTGGCAAGCAGCAGGGAGGGCGAGGATAAAGGGGCGCAGCAGAAGAACGTCTCTGTGTGGTAAGGTGTGTGTATAGGTGGAAGTCTTGTCTTAATTTCCAAAAGGCTCTGACCAGTCGGCAGGTTCATCAGACTGGATGGTTCACATTTCAGGCCCAGTCTGCACAAAACGTAGTAAAAGGTGAGCGGAGCATTACCTTTAGATGATGATCATCACAGGCCAAATACCAGCctctaaatttaaaaattctGATAGAATGGCTTGCTGAATGCTCATTTCATGCCTAAAGATTCCATATTAGAGCTTTCCAATTTTCCATGATCTATTAATTTTAATTGGTAAGACTTTATTTTACCAAATAATTTTAGTTTTCCTCGGGTTGGAAAAATCTCAGAGATAAAATTTGATAGCTATCTAGCAATACACTCTCCTGATACCAATATAATGAAATACTGGCTTAACTGTGTGGGCATTGTTATATAAAGATAAATGAATGCTTCGATtaagtattattttaaaaaatctggattATCATCCCTTGATgaaatctttacattttctgatatgaagagaacaaatgaaaagcaacGCAATTAAGTCACAGACTGTGCCCTAATGCAGTTACATTTATCACCCACtagcaaaaaacacaacactgcccATCGATTAGACCACACTTTTTTGGAACAAACCTGCACCCAAAAAGCACTACTacttaatgaaaatgtgtgcGAGAAAGAGAGTCAGTGAGTGgatgggtgagagagagagtgcagagTGCCATGGTAAATTTTTTCCGATCAATCATTCCATTTGattcttgtttattttcagGAGTCACAGGGTCATTTCAG
The sequence above is a segment of the Scophthalmus maximus strain ysfricsl-2021 chromosome 10, ASM2237912v1, whole genome shotgun sequence genome. Coding sequences within it:
- the six2a gene encoding homeobox protein SIX2a isoform X1 → MTSWGFARLNGLGFIPQYAAGYHLSLEQVACVCEVLQQGGNIERLGRFLWSLPACEHLHKNESVLKAKAVVAFHRGNFRELYKILESHQFSPHNHPKLQQLWLKAHYIEAEKLRGRPLGAVGKYRVRRKFPLPRSIWDGEETSYCFKEKSRSVLREWYTHNPYPSPREKRELAEATGLTTTQVSNWFKNRRQRDRAAEAKERENNENSNSNSHNPLTSSMNGNKTLLGSSDDDKTPSGSPDHTSPSPALLLGSNTGLPSLHGLAPPPGPSAIPVLSGADSVHHHHSLHHDTILNPMSSNLVDLGS
- the six2a gene encoding homeobox protein SIX2a isoform X2 — encoded protein: MSMLPTFGFTQEQVACVCEVLQQGGNIERLGRFLWSLPACEHLHKNESVLKAKAVVAFHRGNFRELYKILESHQFSPHNHPKLQQLWLKAHYIEAEKLRGRPLGAVGKYRVRRKFPLPRSIWDGEETSYCFKEKSRSVLREWYTHNPYPSPREKRELAEATGLTTTQVSNWFKNRRQRDRAAEAKERENNENSNSNSHNPLTSSMNGNKTLLGSSDDDKTPSGSPDHTSPSPALLLGSNTGLPSLHGLAPPPGPSAIPVLSGADSVHHHHSLHHDTILNPMSSNLVDLGS